AGATAGGTTTTGGTAGGATCAAAATGCACAATGGCCTGGCCTTCATTCTGTACTGTGACCCACGGCGCGACCATCTGCCCCGAAGATATGCGTTCCGGCTCGTAGTTGAGCGCAACCAGATTGGCCGCGCTCACGATCAGCCAGCTATCGGTGGTATCCGCGCCCGTATCCGATATCTGGATGCCTGTATTGCCATCATGGCCGTACAACCAGCCGTTGATGGAAGCTGTGCCAGTGGCCGAGGTTGCTTCTACCTGAACCTTAAACTGGATGGTGTCGCTTTGATTAACGGCCAGGGTGCGTGTTAAATACCGTTTAACCGTCGAAGCGACGTAACTGCCGTAAGAAAAGGTTAACGCGGCGCTATCCAGTTGAACCGCATTTTGACCGATGTTTTTAAAACGCATGGTAACCAGAATGCTGTCCTGTCCCGTGCTGACCGAATCGTAATTGGTTAAAACCGACAGGATAGACAGCGTGCCTTTGCCCAGCACTTCCCAGGAGTCAAACTTCTGGGCGTCGCTGGCATGATAGGCGGTTTCGCTATTTACGTCCTGATAACCGATTTCAACGCGGAACGTGTCCAGTCCCAGCGGCGCGTCGGCCGCCACTTTGATGAGATAGCTCAACGTCGAACTTGAGTTTCCGGGCACATCAAAGGGAAAGGACTGCAAGGGCGTTAGAACATAATCGGATTGATACTGAATCAAAACGCTATCGCCGGTTGTAATGCGCGCCGTCGCCTGGCCGATATTCTGCAACGTAATGCGTAAGGTGTCGCCCTGTTCGCCCTGACTGACCAGGGTATCGCTCAGGCTAACGCTATTGATGGTCAGCTGGGCAATGGTTTGCACTGCTAAAGAATCGTTTTTAGAGGCGGTGTAAAGCGTATCGTAAATGGTTTGCGTGTTTTCATCGCCTACCACATAAAGAACGCCGGCGTAGGGACTGTTTGCCGCCGCAAGGTTGACGGTAGAAGCGGCAAAGATTAAATCGCTCACGCCGTTGGCCACGGCGGTTTGATTGTTGGTTAAAAAGAAGGCCTGGCTTCCGAACTCCAGACGCGTTTGATTTTTATCCAGAATGATGTCGTACTGACCATTGTTTTGAACCTGAAAGGTAAATTGGACCTGCTGATTTTCGGAGACGGTCATGGGCGAAAAAGCCACATATTGCAGATCGGCCTGCGGCGTTATCAGAAAGTAATCGGTCTGATCGGCGGAACTGTCCGTAACCCTGTTGCCGCTGGAGATGGCCGTGACAAAAATTTCGGCATCAACAGTGATGGAATCTTCCGGGGCAGCCGCAGGCACCGTAACGCTAAACTCATAAAAGGCGTCGGTGCCGGCTAAAATCGTATCCACACCAGAGGTGCGCACCTGTTGAAAATTGTAATCGGGCGTAAAGGTCAGATGAATGGAATCCACCTTTACATCATAGTTGCCGGAGTTGCGCACCTTTATTTTGATTTGATCTTTTTGAGCGCCGCGCGCCACGGTTTTAGGAGCGGGAACCGTTACCGATAGCAGACGAACAGGCTCCACGCTCAATTCGCCGTCGTCCGTGCGCGTGGTTCCGACCATGCCGGCGTAAACCCCGCTGCCGGTGAACTTTAATTCGGGCGTGTAATTACCGCTGCCCACGCTGCTTAAAATCGATTTTGCCCTGTATTTTAAACGGTTAACGCCCGGCGAGAGAACCAGCGGAGAATCAATGCTGGAAACAAACTGCCCGTTGGCAAAACTGAAAGTAGTGTTTGCCGTATCCAGGGCCACTGCATCTTTGCCGGAATTGGTAACCGTTACATAAAAGCTTATCGGTTCGTTGAGATTAACCACTTTCGGTTGTAAGGAAGCGCTTTGATAACGGATGGCGTAAAGCGTAAAAAGGGCGGTATCCACGCCCGTAATGAACGCACGCACCTGCGAGCTGTCCACATCTTCGGGACTGGTGTAGGTTGTTTGCGCCTGGCCGTTTTCATTGGTGATCACCGCGTAACTGGACAGATATCCGTTGCTGTTCAATGTTTCGAAGGAGACCTTTTGCCCGGAAATGACGTTGCCGTATTGATCTTCCACGCGCGCTCTGAGCAATTGATTGTTTCCGGCGACGGCCGTGCGATAATTGCCGGAATCGGCCACGACGGCAAAGGGCTGCGCCGGTATTAAACTGGCGTAAACTTCCACGTTTGCCAGGCCGCTGCTGCTGACGACCAACGTGTCGCGATCCACGGTTTGTCGTAAAATCCATTGCGTTGCCGCCTTTCCGCTGGAATTGGTAACGGAAGAGGCGGGATTAACCTGCCCGGTAGAAGTGGGCTGCCAGTTAATGGTCACGCCGCTGATGGGATTGTCGTAAGCATCGACCACCTTAACGCGCACCGAATCGCCATAAGAGGTGGCCACCGTATCCTGCTGGTTGTTCTGGGTCAACAACACGATATGATCGGCGGCGGCCGGATCGGCAGTGACGCTAAAGAAAACCGTGCCGCTGTTCAACAAATTATCGTTGTAGGCGGTAATTTGATACAAACCGCTTTTGCTGCCGGGCGTAAAGTAAACGGATGCGCGGCCGGTCTGGTCGGTTGTGGCAGAAGCCCCTGGCGCAAAGTCAAAATCGCCGCCTCCCTGCGGATAGTTCAAAACGGCAAAGGTCAGCGGTACGTTTTCAACCGGGTTGCCGAGGCTATCGGTAACCTCCACCACCATGGCCTGAGTCAACTGGGTTTTTACCACGCCAATGCGCGCGCTGTCGTTGCTGGCATCTACCCAGCGATTTAAGGCATTGGCCTGTGACTCAAGCACATTGGCCGTAAACTTTAAAGAATCCGGGATAACATTGACCACCGCGTAAGCCGAATCTTTACCGATAGTATTTCTCAGCTTCCATTTGCTTCTGGAAATGCCCAGGGTATTGGTCAGATCGGTAGGCGGATTTAACGTACTGGTCGGATCCTGCGTCTTCCAATCTACCGTAACGCCAGGAACCGGGTTATTGAAAGCATCCAGCACTTTAACAGCCAGCGAATCGTTCAGTTCAGAGCCAGCCGATCCGCTGAAATTATTGGAAGAAACGTAACTCATGCTGACCGGCGCACCCGGATTTACTTTAATGATTCCGGAAGCATCGCTCAAAGTGCTGGTTCCGTATTTTTTATTGACGATCAATTTACCAGAATTGACGGTTGTAAAATTAAACGTATTGGAAACACTGGAATCAACAAGCGAATAGTAGCCAATCGAATCGCCGGAAGCAGACCATTTAACGGCCACATCGCCCAGATAATTGCCGTACAGGTCATATCCCGCCGCGTAAAGCGTCCAGCTATCTCCCGCGTTGGCGGTCGAATCTCCCAGTTCAACGCCGCCGTTATTGGCCGCCGTACGGATCTTTATGCTGGCCAGGCTGGCCTCGCTCACCGTAATGGTGCCTGTGGCATCGTCTGTCCAGCCGTTGGCATTGCTGGTTACCACCGTACCCGAACCGGGTTCCGTAGGCGACAGCGACACAACGTAAGTATTGGTATTATTGGCGCTCAATCCTGTTAACGTGCCGGTGGTGGACCAATCGACATTGGCATTTCCGGCAAAATTATTGTTCGCATCGTAACCGGCTGCGTAAAGGGTTAAAGTTTGCCCGGCGCTTAAGGATACCGCGCCCACTTCCTGGCCGCCGCCGTTGGCCTCGTCGCGAATTAAAACATAGGAGATGGCGCCGGCGTTAACGGTGATGCTGCCGGTTTGATCGGAAATTTGCGCGTTGGCCGAAGCCTGCGCGCTGATGGAGCCGCTTCCCGTCTGATCCGGGGTAAATGTAACCGATGCGCTCGGATTGGCCGGAGACAGCGTCCCCGTTAAACTGTTTAACGTCCAGTTGGCAGAAGTTTGCCCCAGGTAGTTGCCGTCCGCATCGTAGCCAATGGCGTAAAGGGTAAGCGTCTGGTCGGCGGTTAAGCTGGTATCGCCCATGGTTTGCCCGCCGTTCACGTCCGCCGTTTGCAAACGTAATTCGGCAAGAGCGCCGGCGCTGACGGTAATGGTGCCGGTCTGGTCTGCCGTGGCTCCGCCGGTCGGCGTGGCCACAATTTGCCCGCTGCCGCCGGCCACAGAAGGATTAAAGGTGTATTTGGCGCCGGTGGCGTTCACGCTTTCCAGTGTGCCGGTAGAACTCCAGGTAACGTCTGTATCTGAAATAAAGTTGCCATATTGGTCATAGCCCGCGGCGTAAAACGTGTAGGCATCATCCGTGGTCAGATTTAGCGCGCCTACTTCCTGGCCGCCGTTGTTGGCCTCGCTGCGAATAATCACATAGGCCAGCGGGGCCGCATTAACGGTGATTAAACCGCTTTCTCCTTTAATGTTGCTGTTGTCGCTTTTGGCCGCGCGCACCGTAAAACTGCCGACCACCGTATCCGAAACGCTAAAACTTAACGTGCTGTCATTGCTAAAAGTCAAACTGGCGGAAGGGCTGACCGTGGCTGTGCCGCTGCCCGGCGTGCTGATGTTTACCGTGCTGGAATTTATTACGCCGTTGCCGTATTGATCGCGCGCCGTGATCGTAAAATTGACGCTGCCGCCGGCCGTAATGCTCTGATCCGTGGCAGGATTAAACGTGTAGTACGATATGCCCCCTGCCTGCAGGGTCATTACATAAGTGCTGGTAACCGCGCCCGAAACCACATCGATGCTGTCCGAAACGTAAGCCGTGCTGGTGCTGGCCGTATACAACGCCTCTGCAATGCCGTTGGCGTCCGTCGTGACGGTGATGTTGTTCAACCCGTTAGAAAATGTGCCGTTGCCCCGAACGCGCGTAAAGGTTACCGAAGCGCTGCTGACCACATTGCCGTAAACATCTTCCAGCCGGAATTGCAACAAACGGTCATTGCCCACCACAATCGGATCTTCGGCCGTTAATCGAACAAAATGATCCGCCGTGGAAGCCGTGACGCTGATCAAACCGCTTTCGCCGTTCACTTCGCTGTTAACAGAGTTCACCGCCCGAACCGTAAAACTACCCACCGTATTGTCCGAAACGCTAAAACTTAACGTGCTGTCGTTGCTAAAAGTCAGGCTGGCAGAAGGACTGACCGTGGCCGTTCCACTGCCCGGCGTGCTGATATTTACCGTTTCGGAATTAATAACCCCGTTGCCGTATTGATCGCGCGCCGTGATCGTAAAATTAACGCTGCCGCCGGCCGTGATGCTTTGATCCGTGGAAGGATTAAACGCATAGTATGAAACGGGACCGGACGTAACATTTACGCTATAACCGCCGTCCGTGGAGCTGGCCCGCAAAGAGGAATCTAACACCGCGTCATACGTGCTGGGAAAGGCGTTATTTTGCGAGAGCGAGGTGGGCAGGCTTAAACCAAAAACCACGCGCAAGCTGTCAATCACATCAAACGAAGAGGTACGAATGAATAAAGAATCCGTCACCGTGTCATAATACCAGGTGGCGAATCCGGGATCGGCCGGCTGGTTTTGACTGTTTTGAATGTAGGCCGACGAGCCGTTAATGTAAATGGCATGTACGGCCGGCACCGCAAGAAAGGGGTTTTTAATGGCAAAACGATCCAGCTTGCCGATGCCCTGTGCGCCGCTAAGATCGATATTGTAGAAATGGTAATAGAAGGTGGTATAGGAGCCGGCTGGCCCGCTGGTAGGCGAAATGGCCGCCGTTACCCCGGAAATCAACCTTTTATTATGAAACAGAATGGCCATATTCGAAGTCAAAGGGCCCAGCCCTACGCCTGTTCCATAATAATAAGTCAAACCGTCGGTGGCATCCGCCCCGATGCCAATGGTGGCCGTACCGCCGCCGTTGTACTCCGAATCGATGGTATTGTACTGCATTTTGATTAAATTGGACTGCTCAAAAATGACCAGCTCGCAGATCAGTGTTTTGGTCTGGCTCAAATAATTGTCAATGGCGTCCCACTGCACCACAATTTTTCGATTGGGAGCCGATCCGGTAACGGCATAGTAAACTCCGCCATCGTAGCGGGAATCAGAGAGCAGATCATCCCAGTAAACGGCAATAATGGAATCCGGACCGGACAGGCCCGGCAGGCTGTCATTGGCCGGATAGGAATTGGCGCCAGGATTCTTAAAACTAATCCAGCCATTGGGCGAAATAAACAAACTGTCGTGCTGCTTACCGTAAAAGGAGACCTTAAAGGGCAACGCCACGCCAACCGGAGCTTCATCGTTAAAACCAGCGGCAAAAATTTGATTGGCGCTCGATTTGATATCGATCCAATTGTAATCGATGGCGACGGTTCCCCTGGAATCTGTCCACATGTGACCAAAATTATCAATCCCCCCCTGATCGGCAAACGCCTGATGCAGCGTCAGGGAAAATAGAATGAAAACTAAAATCAATTTATCTCTCATTTGAACCAACCTCTTTCTACCTGGTCACACTCTGTTTAATTTGAAACTCAATCTGGCTTAAAATTGCCCCTAACCGCCCCTGGGCAAGTAAAGCCATTAATTTCAGTTTCCCGTTTGTTTTGCGCTGACCTTCATTGGCCAGGTTCAGAAAAACGGTTAACTTTCCGGCTGGCGCAGAAAAATTTTGGGCAAAACGCAAGATCATCAAAGAATCTGTTTTTTCCCAGTGAATTACGCGGTCCGAATCCGGGTAGGTGTCAGCCTCTTTCAGCCAATAGGAGCGGTCGCCGCTTTTTATTTGCACCGGCACAAAATTACGCGATGCCGGAAAGCTTAAAGCAATTCCCCGCTCGCCATTCTGAATACCGTTTATTTCCACGGCCAAATTCCAGTTTACCGATCTATTGGGATCAAAATTGGTCGTAAGCGAAAGAGAATAATTTTGGGCAAATAAGAAAGCGCCCAGGGCGAAAAGCCAGAATATTATTTTAAAACCTTTAAACTTCATCTTAATAACTCCCTCTGCCTTCACTTTTAAATTAAAAATTATCACCTGATTAAATGTTATTTAATAATATCGACGAACTTAACTTTTTCATCAGTGATGCAAAACACAAGCGAAAAAAAATATCACATTCAGGCGAACTAATGCTTAGTAGGTTTTGGAGTAACATGCTTTACAATATCTAAAAATGCTTTTACCACTTCCGGATCGAATTGCTGGCCGCTTTGTTGTTTTAAAACTTCCATGGCCTGAATTTCGGAAAGCGCTTTGCGGTACGGCCGCTCCGACGTCATGGCGTCATAGGCGTTGCAAACGGAAAGCATTCTGGTTTCCATGGGGATTTCTTCTCCGCCGATGCGATGCGGATAGCCCCGGCCGTTAAAATACTCGTGATGATGTACCGCCATGTCCACCATCAAATCATTAAAGCCGGCCGATTTAAGGATTTTCCCCCCTTCAATCGTGTGCGTTAATATGCGCTCTTTAATCTTCGCATCCTTTAAACTATTGGAAAGCGATTTGTCGTAGAGCAAATAACGATCGTCTATGGCCGTTTTACCGATATCGTGCAATAACGCTCCCAGGCCCAGCTGCCTGATTTCATTGGGGGGGAATCCCAACCTTTTTGCCGTCATAGAAACGTAATTGGCCGTACGCACCAGATGTCCGCGATTAAAGAAAAACTTTGCTTCCATGGCATAAAGCATGGCCCGCACTGTTCTGGCAAATTGATCGCGAAATTCATCGGATTGTTGCACCTGTTCCAGAATAAACGCGCTTTGATTGGCAACCACTGATATTAAATTGAAATCTTCTTTGGTGTATTCGGCGCCGGTTACTTTCGGGCCAAAGGCCACCATGCCCAGTATTTTGTTTTTTACGTAGATGGGACAGATTACATCTTTTTCAAACTGTTTCATAAAGTTCAATTCATCGGCAAACAAATTATCGCGCGGCAGCTCGCGTAAATAAAGCGGTTCTCTAAAGGCTCTTAATATTGAAATGATATTGCTATCCAGATAAATCTTTAACTGGCTTTTGTTTAAAGTGCGCAGTCCTTTTTCTACTAAAATATTCCAGTAGTTTTGATTTTTCTTTTCTCTGGCCATAATAAAGGCATGGCTGCTGCCCATCTGACCAAGCGCGGTTAACAAAAAAGAGCCGAGTACATCTCTGGAATCCTTTCCGATCTGAATCTGTTCGCTGATGGTCACAATATTCTGTATCTCTATTTCGCGGCGCTTAATATCTTTATTTAATTCTTCTGAGCC
This sequence is a window from Caldithrix abyssi DSM 13497. Protein-coding genes within it:
- a CDS encoding HD domain-containing phosphohydrolase; this translates as MIKADLNLIQAKASSLFMGAMSAVLLLSVLIISFPPSSPSALIYYLALSGLILQALGLIIWALFYHDKTFAASQAAVILAIDLVILFVAFYPLSAGSMLFMAGPALILTTNALLFNETHFKNINYLAAFLLLVSSLVWGLTGYLPHVLFQMISQAVVYGIAAGGIFWVKKLAFEFKARSEQLENQIERLEEEKEHFKKGFYILKQGSEELNKDIKRREIEIQNIVTISEQIQIGKDSRDVLGSFLLTALGQMGSSHAFIMAREKKNQNYWNILVEKGLRTLNKSQLKIYLDSNIISILRAFREPLYLRELPRDNLFADELNFMKQFEKDVICPIYVKNKILGMVAFGPKVTGAEYTKEDFNLISVVANQSAFILEQVQQSDEFRDQFARTVRAMLYAMEAKFFFNRGHLVRTANYVSMTAKRLGFPPNEIRQLGLGALLHDIGKTAIDDRYLLYDKSLSNSLKDAKIKERILTHTIEGGKILKSAGFNDLMVDMAVHHHEYFNGRGYPHRIGGEEIPMETRMLSVCNAYDAMTSERPYRKALSEIQAMEVLKQQSGQQFDPEVVKAFLDIVKHVTPKPTKH